In Malus sylvestris chromosome 2, drMalSylv7.2, whole genome shotgun sequence, the genomic stretch GTTGGTTTGAAACTTCAAATTGCAGAAACGGGGCAAGGCTACATATGTGTGTTGCCCTCTCTAGATTTGAATAAGTGTGGCAGTTTGTAGTATCATAGTACTATACCACCACCCGTTTTAATCGAAAgaagtcccagatcagaagaaatgttttttattttccttcttcTGTAGTTAGATGTATAAGACTTTGCATGTAACTTGCTACATTCACAAGTGAATTTATAGGATTTCACATATTAATTTATTGCACAAATTGCACAGGCATACTTAAGTTTGCAAGGGCAAACAACAACTGTTGtggtttttttattctttgtgtATGAATGCATCTCTTTTTAATCATGGCTCAGATGATCAGATATATTTTTGTACCGTTGGGCCCACTGTGAAAGAAAATTGTACTACTATTTGATATAGATGTTGTATAATATATTGGTTTTCAGGGATTTTTGGTCTTTGCAGGGTTTTATCTGGCTGGGCAAATGCCTTTGCCATCACTCTAtgtataattttcttttaagcaAGGCAATATAGCTATGACATTCAGAAAATGCTTGATGAGGCAGCACTATAACATCTTATGAGTTCCTTTGAATTGGGGCTGTTGCTGGATTGGCAGGTAAAATTTTTGAAACttctatgaatgtttgtttatttcaTGCTTTCATATTCCTTATGTGTGCCTCTCTATAGTCTGTCCATGAAGATTTATTGTTGTTTTCATCAGTTTTTTCACGACCAACCACCATAAAAAAGGATGAAAGCAGGTGCAATAAGATATTGGACATGTAAAGGGCAGGTGCTAATACATAAAGCTCTAAATAACCAGCTATaattaaacacaaaaacatctcCAAAGTGACAGAAATAGTTCCAAGCTTTAGATAAGCCACACACCATCTAAACCTCTCAAATTGAGTTACATTTAATTGCGCATGATAGCAATGGGCCCAATGGGCTGAATTGCTTCCGCCTCAATATTGAATAGTCCGTAGGGAGGATGATAAGGAAAATTGGGTATTTTCCCCCTAATAGTGCTCGTGGAGCCTTCTCATTTCTTGCCAAtcttttcaaaactttgaagtAGCCGTTAACTCCCCATCCCCACCCACATCCTCAGCTATTTCTTACTTTCCAATACCCAGGTCCGTATCCGCATATGTTGACGTGGTGAAAACCGAATCTGTAACCACATCATTTGCAATGATACTTTGCATCTTTGGTATGTAGCTCGCAGTCCTGGTCTTGATATTTGTTGCAATTTTGCAATGTATTAATATATCCAAGTACTCCTTGCATATGAAACAAGAATAAAAATCGTTTTCTGTGCTGATTGAAAAGGTgagaaatatttttcaaatattttgtaTACTGTTCGGTTAGGTTGGAGACTATGGACtcattttttgtataaattttccCTCAACGCCCCTCAAACATCGTCTCTGTGTAAGTTTTTACAGAGGAGGAAACTTTTAGAAAGTCTATTTACTTTTGTGTCATTTTCTCAGTCCAGTTCTGCCATTCCGTCTGTTCATTGAAACGATGAGGGAAAATTTATACAGAAATTTTTTTGGGCTGTGGTTATATAAGCTGCTTGCTAGAAGAATTGGTTATTGAATTTTTCTGTATACATGTCTCTCGTGGCAGGCAGCAATAACCGGTTTTGATggtttatattatatatgataCCAAATTACGTAGGTTGACTGCTGTTGACTGCTATTCCATTGTGTGACCGGGAGGAGATATTTGTTGGTCGCACAGATCCTAAGAAATTTCTCTCGATCGGAAATAGCAATcaatttactttttaaattcATTGGGCTGTGCTTATTATTCTGTGTAAGTTTTCTGGGCTGTCGAAGTGTGAGTTGTGGTGTGCTGTGTTGGATGTTGTTAACATTTGCATTTGATGTTAGGCAGTGGTGGATATTATTAGTGCATGTCCCTCCaattatgttgttttttttcttttacctttttcttttctgggtttggTGTAGCTTTCACCAGTTAGCAGTCGACTCTTCTTTGTCTTCGGATTGCAGCTGCAGACCTCTACGCTCTCATCTGAGAAATTTTACTGCTAACAGTGTGATCACTCATCTGTAAGATTATTGATCTccttacaatttttttatttttggatttggAAGCTCTCAATTTTCTCAGAGTTTATCATTCCTATGAGAATAGGGGCATTGTCTTTACTGTGAGATAGAAGCTTTGTCTACTTCACGATTAGATAATTTACTTCttattaataattgatttaaatttcaTTTACGTATTTCATTTCAGTTTCTATCTTTTAGATCATCTTTGCTAACTTCAGCAGCTTGAAAAAAGGGTACTTTTGGGTCTGTGAAGTACTAGAACCTTTGTGGCTTTGCCTAAATTGCTTTTGGGATATGTGAATACATCATCTCTTCACATATTACAATTGCCAAATTTTATGAAGTATTGGGAATTGATTTTATTGATAAGCTTAGTTCTGCCAAATGTTTTATGTTGTGAATGTAGATACGGTTAGTTTTTTGCCTAAATTGCTTTTGGGATATGTGAATACAGCATCTCTTCTTGTGCAATTCACATATTACAGTTGCCAAGTTTTATCAAGTATTGAGAATTGATTTTATTGATAAGCTTGGTTCTGCCAAAGGTTTTATGATGTAAATGTAGACGGTGCACGTCTATATGTTTCTGTTAGTCTTTCTCTATCTAAGATTTTTAGTATGCTAGGGTTTTATTTAATAACATGATATACACAATTCTTCTATCTGAAATAACATGATATATGCTTCTCGGGAGTGCTTATTATTCTCAAACATCAATCTGTGATGAATTCTCAGAGTGCAAGTATATACAAGTCATTAAAACAATATTCTGTGTTTATGATCTTCCTCATTGGTCAGTTGTATTATTGCGTTGATGTGTAAACATCATGTAAATTTATGAGTTTATGCTAACCTTTTCGTAGTCGAATAAGGATGCGTCGACACCGAGTCCTACCACCAACGGGGTGTTGGTGGTGTTGAGAAATCGGAGCATGGCTTGCCGCTTGTGAGCAAACAAGTAGTCATGAATGCGGATTTTTGGTCCATGCTCCTGAAACCATAGAACGTAATGTCAGTATTTTAGTTCTAAACAGTTTGCACAGCACAAAGTGTCTAACTTACGAACTGAACAGTTTGCAGAGAGTTTTGTTCTGCCAGTTGAAGATTGCATCATCCTAGAATAGTGGAGTTGAAGAAAATTTGAACCTGTCCTCATATAGTTGTGACTATAAGGATGTCAACGGGTGCAAGTGAGTTCAGTATTACAATTGAGGCTTAAATTATTTCACGGGTCTTAAGAGATATTAGTATTTGTGATTATTCTAGTGTGCTGAGGTGGTTAGCATTATATTCATGTTAatcaattaataaaatacagTTTTGTCAACTCAAAATCTTTTCTATTTTCAAAAGTATTATAATACAAGTACTGAATTGCTAGCTAGCTTACATTGATCGGAGGTTTATTGTATGGCCAATTGCGCTCCAGTGCAACACCGTGCTCCATGATAAAATCGAAAGCATTGTATACATAGCCGCCCTCCTTCTCAAACGAAAGCTCCACTTTGGGCTTCGGCCTCCACAGTTTTCTTGATGCCCTGTCGACGACGTGTTGGACAGATAGCTCAACTCGGACTCCCTTTTCTTTAATGTTCACTTGCAGCCGACTGTTGGGCAATAGCGGCTGTGGAATGCGTTGAAGCACTCTACTTTAAAGAAAAGGGAGTCCGAGTTAAGCTATCTGTCCAACACATCGTCGACAGGGCTTCAAGAAAACTGTGGAGGCCGAAGCCCAAAGTGGAGCTTTCGTTTGAGAAGGAGGGCGACTACGTATACGATGCTTTCGATTTTATCATGGAGCACGCTGTTGCACTGGGGCGCGATTGGCCATACAATAGACCTCCAATCAATGTAAGCTAGCTAACAATCCAGTACTTGTATTATAATACTTTTGAAAATAGAgaagattttgagttgacaAAACTGTATTTCATTACTTGATTAACATGAATACAATGCTAACTAACTCATCACACTAGACTGATCACAAATACTAATATCTCTTTAAGACTCGTGAAATAATCTAAGCTCAATTGTAGTACTAAACTCACTTGCACCCCGTTGACATCCTTATAGTCACAACTATATGAGGacaagttcaaattttcttCAACTCCACTATTCTAGGATGATGCAATCTTCAACTGGCAGAACAAAACTCTCTGCAAACTGTTCAGTTTGTAAGTTAGACTCTTTGTGTTGTGCAAATTGTTCAGAACTAAAATATTGACATTACGTTATATGGTTTCAAGAGCACAGACCAAAAATCTGCATTCATGACTATTTGTTTGCTCATAGGCGGCAAGCCATGCTCCGATTCAACACCCCATTGGTGGCAGGACTCAGTGTCGACGCATCCTTATTTGACTACGAAAAGGTTAGCATAAATTTACGTGATGTTTACACATCAAAGCATTAATAAAACTAACCAATGAGGAAGAACACAAACACATAATATTGTTTTAATGACTTGTATATACTTGCACTCTGAGAATTCATCACAGATTGATGTTTGAGAATAATAAGCACTCCCGAGAAGCATATATCATGTTATTTGATAGAAGAATTGCATATACCATGTTATTAAATAAAATCCTATATAGACGTGCACCGTCTACATTCACAGCATAAAACCTTTGGCAGAACCAAGCTTATCAATTCCCAATACTTTATAAAACTTGGCAATTTTAATATGTGAATTGCACAGGAAGAGATGTTGTATTCACATATCCCAAAAGCAATTTAGGCAAAGGTTCCAATACTTCACAGACCCAAAAGTACCCTTTTTTTTCAAGCAAAGATGATCTTAAAGATAGAAACTGAAAtgaaatttaaatcaattaagaAGTAAATTATCTAATCTTGAAGTAGACAAAGCCCCTATCTCACGGTAAAGACAATGCccctctccggatctcttccagCAAGGCCACCGGATCAAGTGATCTggacctttgaaatttcatctaaCGGCCCCCTGTTTTGGTCCCTtaaaagctataataattttcagccgttggatgaaatttcaaaggcccAGATCATTTTATCCGGTggccttggtggaagagatccgaagaggatctctttccattCCTTTGGGtttgatatatacatacatatatatatacacatacatatatataatattagtaAAGttattcaaaaaagaaaattagagatccggagaggatctctttccattCCTTTGGgtctgatatatatatacacacacacatatatatatatatatatatatataatattagtaAAGttattcaaaaaagaaaattagtgaATATTCCAACGCCGCACACGGTATCAAATGCAAGCAACCACCTGAACACCACCGACTTTGCCAGCTCAAAGAACCTCTTCACAATCAACCCCGGCACCCTCCCGGCCTGTATCACCTCCGAAAAATCCTCGTCCATGGCGGTGGATGCAACTATTGAAACCCTGTCTCCTCCGTTTCACTCTCCTTCGTTCCAGTTATAACCAAGGTCTCTCACCCTTAACGTAACTTCCTGTAAGAGTTTGGAATTGAGTTGCCTTCTAGGATGGTAGTTGCCAGAAAGGAACAGTAATCGGACCTGGCTTGACTTTGCAGTGTGCTTTGATTATTATGCTTAATAGTTAAAACTTGATTCCCCATGTTTCGAGACGTTGAAAATTGAATTTCCAATTGCTGTTAGTGTATCTAGTATAGCCCGTGCATCATATCTTGTATCCCAGTACACTGACCTTGCTGAAGCAGACCGTTCTTTAATATTAGAGCATTTTCAGCAAGCAACAATGAGGTGGAACCCAGAAGTCAGTGCTCAACCAGCAGTTGATAATGAGTCTGTGAAAGATGAACAAAAATCTCATATGATAGTTGCAACCGATGCATGCCTTCCGCTGCTTGCTTCTGGGGAGTCACCTATAGCCGCTCATGTTCTTATAAATTACGAGTTACCATCAAAGAAGGTACAGTTCTCATTCTTCCTTTGGGAATTGGACTTAGATGTACCACAATTTCATGCATCCATTTATGCTGATAGTTACTGTTGTTGTGCCATGTTCAAGGTCGATGATGACCGAATTCTGTGTTATAACAGTTGTTACTTGGGACTGCATGTGTTTTTGCTACCTTATGCATTACATGCCACATCCCGTCCATTTCTCATGTATATAGCTTCTTTCCTTACAATCATCTGTGCAGGAAACATATACGAGGCGTATGACAACTTGTTTGGCTGGAGGTTTGTCCTACAAAGTTGTGCTACTTTGTTAGTTGCATATTAATGGTGTTTGCTCTCTTGCGAGAACTTTGTATAAATACATGCAGATGGGATTGTAATCAACATGGTCATTGGGGGTGAGGTCGTAACTCTCAAAAGTCTTGAAGAAAGTGGCAACCTGGTCATAGCTGAGATGCCCATACATGTGAGTTTGTCAATGCTTACGTTTCCCACATTTTGTTTAGCCACCCTGTTCCTTTCTGTTTCTCTCGCATAGATGGGCACTCGTTTGATATATGGTTGGTTGGATTGCAGATTTCTGAGATTTTATGAAGAAATATAATGTGCTATGCTAGCAGACATGTTAGAGAAATGATTCCTTGTACGTGCTGCCGTGGTCGAAGCACttgtaatttttgaattttgtaaGTCTAAGTTCTCTCTAACttataatttttgaattttgtgcTTAGTTTTGTGAGATTTTCGGCTTATGGTCGGATTGACGTTGGGTTACAGGTCTATTGTGTCCCTGCTGTCATTTCCTTTTTGTTGAGAAGATTGTGTTTTCTGAAACTTTCTTCATTGTAATTAGTCAATACAGCATATTTGCAAAATTTACTGTTATTATCTTGATGTTTCAatttgtgcatatatatatgaactggCTGTCCTGGTTCTAACATGATTTGGGGATATATGGCGATAGTGATACAACAAAGCTGTCGACAATTTCATTTTGTTGTCTTTTGGTTGATACAAAACCTTTATGTTGACTCCCATTGATATTTATTTCATGTTCTTTCCCCCTTTAATTTTAGGTCGGTGCGGCAAGAAGGGCAGGAGCCCATGGTGTAATGGTTGGACGCGCTGCGTATAAGAAGTATGTAATGTCATAatttggattttctttttcctttggtAAATTGCTGCAAGAACTTTCAAATTTGGTTATACATGGTTCAAGTCTCTATCTATGACtactatatttttattttatttttgtgtctGTGTGGCTAGTGCACATGTAATTCTAGCCCTTCGAGTGAAAGTAGAACTCTTTCAGTATAAGTTTTTGTTTCCTATCAA encodes the following:
- the LOC126603635 gene encoding uncharacterized protein LOC126603635; this translates as MQVDLCSLESKFDSLKNQNGKVMAGDLPPLMVKIKAFIEMYSEEEIRGILSGLDSDFSDKIDLNPSLSFHQLAVDSSLSSDCSCRPLRSHLRNFTANSVITHLSKNLFTINPGTLPACITSEKSSSMAVDATIETLSPPFHSPSFHVSSIARASYLVSQYTDLAEADRSLILEHFQQATMRWNPEVSAQPAVDNESVKDEQKSHMIVATDACLPLLASGESPIAAHVLINYELPSKKETYTRRMTTCLAGDGIVINMVIGGEVVTLKSLEESGNLVIAEMPIHISEIL